One stretch of Cedecea neteri DNA includes these proteins:
- a CDS encoding DUF4054 domain-containing protein, which produces MAKNSNLPTVEKFREDFPEFSDVTRYPNASITFYLGQADSLLDQDRLGDQFVYLAELFTAHYTELRGKSLAGAKTGAVNSSASAGVATSKSVDKVSVSYDVSGIINPDAGFWNNTAYGREFFWWWEMSGAGGRQLL; this is translated from the coding sequence ATGGCAAAAAACAGTAACCTCCCGACAGTTGAAAAATTCCGCGAAGATTTCCCCGAGTTCTCAGACGTAACACGCTATCCAAACGCCTCAATCACCTTCTACCTCGGCCAGGCTGATTCTTTACTGGATCAGGACCGACTGGGCGACCAGTTCGTGTATCTGGCCGAATTGTTCACGGCGCATTACACCGAGTTACGCGGAAAGAGCCTGGCAGGTGCGAAAACTGGAGCGGTTAACAGTAGCGCTTCTGCTGGGGTGGCAACGTCTAAATCCGTGGATAAAGTCTCCGTCAGCTATGACGTGTCGGGGATTATCAATCCGGATGCCGGTTTCTGGAATAACACCGCCTACGGGCGAGAGTTCTTCTGGTGGTGGGAAATGTCCGGTGCTGGTGGCAGGCAGCTGCTTTGA